One stretch of Brachyhypopomus gauderio isolate BG-103 chromosome 8, BGAUD_0.2, whole genome shotgun sequence DNA includes these proteins:
- the plcxd1.2 gene encoding PI-PLC X domain-containing protein 1 translates to MAPILENDNNNEDWMSTLPEELWDVPLTNLAIPGSHDAMSYCLDIGSPLVRSESDTFRLLDRVFYCFTRPIIYKWATTQIKSILDQLQTGVRYFDLRIAHKQGDTSNDLYFTHVIYTQLTVVETLQMVATWLTAHPKEIVILACSHFEGMSEILHEEFIYSLKKIFGSKLCPHKADVTLRGLWLSGYQVVLSYDDQAAEIHNELWPEIPYWWANKDNADQLLQYLNWKKDVGRPDGFFVAGLNLTADRCFMTSNPHLSLKSLTLENWECVRRWLEDQKPGGDSMSLNIIAGDFVGPVPFCSVVIGLNKKLLKQNGH, encoded by the exons ATGGCGCCGATTTTAGAGAATGACAATAACAACGAAGACTGGATGTCCACTTTACCCGAAGAACTGTGGGACGTTCCTTTAACCAACTTGGCTATACCAG GTAGTCACGATGCAATGAGCTACTGCCTGGATATTGGCTCTCCACTGGTCAGATCAGAATCTGATACCTTTAGGCTCCTGGATAGAGTTTTTTACTGTTTCACTCGCCCAATCATTTACAAATGGGCCACTACACAG ATAAAAAGCATTTTGGATCAGCTGCAAACAGGAGTTCGATACTTTGACCTTCGAATTGCTCACAAACAAGGTGACACTTCAAATGATCTTTACTTCACTCATGTCATCTACACCCAGCTCACTGTTGTG GAAACTCTACAAATGGTTGCTACTTGGCTCACAGCTCACCCCAAAGAGATCGTCATCCTGGCCTGTAGTCACTTTGAAGGCATGAGTGAAATACTACATGAGGAATTTATTTATTCACTAAAAAAAATATTTGGCTCTAAACTGTGCCCTCACAAA GCTGATGTCACCTTGCGTGGCCTGTGGTTGTCCGGCTATCAGGTAGTACTGTCCTATGATGACCAGGCAGCAGAAATCCATAACGAACTGTGGCCTGAAATTCCTTACTGGTGGGCAAACAAGGATAATGCTGACCAACTCCTCCAGTATCTCAACTGGAAGAAAGACGTTGGCCGTCCAG ATGGCTTCTTTGTAGCTGGCCTGAACTTAACTGCAGACCGATGTTTCATGACATCAAACCCACACCTGTCCCTGAAGTCCTTGACTCTGGAGaactgggagtgtgtgaggagatggcTGGAGGATCAGAAACCTGGAGGTGACTCCATGAGCCTCAACATCATTGCAGGAGACTTTGTTGGGCCTGTCCCATTCTGCTCAGTTGTAATTGGCCTTAACAAAAAACTACTGAAACAAAATGGTCACTGA
- the plcxd1.1 gene encoding PI-PLC X domain-containing protein 1, translating to MSSMTLSEVTQMSLKDLPMDNWMTHLPDVLWDIPLSNLSIPGSHNAITYCLDKNDHSPVDLTQPDMLQKLDKYMKPLIRPFVYKWAITQESTVREQLECGVRYCDLRIAHRPNDSSSDLYFYHGVYTTITVETVLKEIRAWLDVHPKEIVILSFSHFLGLSQDLHALLISTIKSVFSARLCPKMELVTLRNLWTLGYQVIVSYEHNVANCHRDLWVHIPYWWANKCKADELIEEFEHRKQHGRPGGFFVTGINLTEDLKYICSHPTESLKDMVMSTYPTLLGWVRKQKPGANTGSLNIIAGDFVTESQFIPTVIALNENLLSGNTRRR from the exons ATGTCATCCATGACTTTGTCAGAGGTCACTCAGATGTCGCTGAAAGACCTACCCATGGATAACTGGATGACCCACCTACCAGATGTACTGTGGGACATCCCTTTATCTAATTTATCTATTCCAG GAAGTCACAATGCTATAACTTACTGTTTGGATAAAAATGACCATTCCCCCGTTGACCTTACCCAACCCGACATGCTGCAGAAACTAGACAAGTACATGAAACCCCTCATACGGCCATTTGTTTACAAATGGGCAATAACACAG GAGTCCACTGTGAGGGAGCAGTTAGAGTGTGGGGTAAGATACTGTGATCTGAGAATAGCGCATCGGCCAAACGACAGCTCCTCCGACCTCTACTTCTACCATGGTGTGTATACCACTATTACCGTAGAG ACAGTACTAAAGGAAATCAGAGCATGGCTGGATGTTCATCCTAAGGAGATAGTCATCCTGTCCTTCAGCCATTTTCTGGGCCTCAGTCAGGACCTCCATGCACTGCTCATCTCCACCATAAAGAGTGTGTTCAGCGCAAGGCTGTGTCCAAAAATG GAACTTGTCACACTTAGGAACTTGTGGACTTTGGGTTACCAAGTGATTGTCTCATATGAGCACAATGTAGCCAACTGCCACAGAGATCTGTGGGTTCATATACCTTACTGGTGGGCCAACAAGTGCAAAGCAGATGAACTGATTGAGGAGTTTGAACACAGGAAACAACATGGCCGCCCAG GAGGGTTCTTTGTGACTGGCATCAATCTCACTGAAGACCTGAAGTACATCTGTTCCCATCCCACAGAGTCCCTGAAGGACATGGTGATGTCTACCTACCCAACGCTGCTCGGCTGGGTTCGAAAACAGAAGCCAGGCGCCAACACTGGCTCCCTGAACATTATAGCAGGGGACTTTGTGACGGAGAGCCAGTTCATACCAACTGTCATAGCACTGAATGAAAACTTGCTCAGTGGCAACACTCGAAGACGGTAA
- the jade3 gene encoding protein Jade-3, protein MKRLRTSSSSDSSDNESPSTSFSSNRYGSKPGTPASAHKKPAEVFRKDLISAMKLPDSHHISAEDYYLLADTWRQEWEKGVQVPASPDTIPQPSVRIMTEKPKEVLFSRQRKYIQCWSQDSTETGYLNIKELAEAMCRYDLDDMDLHWLQELNMELAQMGEGAMDELTMERVMEALERKCHDNMNHAIETEEGLGIEYDEDVICDVCRSPDSEEGNDMVFCDKCNICVHQACYGIVKVPDGNWLCRTCVLGIDPQCILCPKKGGAMKATRAGTKWAHVSCALWIPEVSIACPERMEPITKVSHIPPSRWSLICSLCKLKTGACIQCSVKNCTIPFHVTCAFEHSLEMKTILDEGDEVKFKSYCLKHSKPKAGEPGLSPARPKPPSETEKVGLRAQKLQELEEEFYRLVQPEEVAQDLGLPLLLLDFVYQYWKLKRKTNFNKALVPPKEDEENLLLQPQEDSIHTRMRMFMHLRQDLERVRNLCYMVSRREKLKLSQSKAQEQIFNLHVKLVNQELSAGLPVSSSVENLLFRTPPRITLKLKMPKVSLGNGKTSTKSGNGPLCPDNSSNVYDLSGAGVGQGKPQLHHGRARREERTNGLLPAARRDAGGPNLSLLPLKPTGKPLALHAALHGHSSNGKGKPEQDKPRPLKSNGILEKAVGQRDTSCQTPSEQAAGNEHLGKGQPATFHKSAMEHFSRSFKEATVSLVRTTEDLRSAEKIARKAVGKERANCAKPAGTDRPPDGARAYQESDGYCPDLELSDSEPEAKGKRHRGGRGLSERSPAGAYGRGGSRGKVALSSRTAVQR, encoded by the exons ATGAAACGACTCAGGACCTCAAGCAGTAGTGACAGTTCAGACAATGAAA GTCCCTCCACCTCATTCTCATCAAACAGGTATGGAAGCAAACCCGGAACGCCCGCCTCCGCACACAAGAAGCCCGCCGAG GTGTTCAGAAAAGACCTGATCAGCGCCATGAAGCTGCCAGACTCGCACCACATCTCTGCGGAGGACTACTACCTGCTGGCTGACACGTGGAGACAGGAGTGGGAGAAGGGTGTGCAGGTACCAGCCAGTCCCGACACCATCCCCCAGCCCTCCGTCAG GATCATGACGGAGAAGCCAAAGGAGGTCCTGTTCTCCAGACAGCGGAAATACATCCAGTGTTGGAGTCAGGACTCGACCGAGACCGGGTACTTGAACATCAAGGAGCTGGCCGAGGCCATGTGCCGATACGACCTGGACGATATGGACCTGCACTGGCTGCAAGAACTCAACATGGAGCTGGCTCAGATGG gggaAGGAGCCATGGATGAGTTAACCATGGAGCGTGTGATGGAGGCTCTGGAGAGGAAGTGCCATGACAACATGAACCATGCCATAGAGACGGAGGAAGGTCTGGGCATCGAATACGACGAGGATGTCATCTGTGACGTGTGCCGCTCTCCTGACAGCGAGGAGGGCAACGACATGGTCTTCTGTGACAAGTGCAACATCTGCGTGCACCAG GCTTGCTATGGCATAGTGAAAGTTCCAGATGGCAACTGGCTGTGCCGAACGTGTGTGCTTGGCATCGACCCGCAGTGCATTCTGTGCCCCAAAAAGGGAGGGGCTATGAAAGCCACGCGAGCGGGCACAAAGTGGGCACATGTGAGCTGTGCCCTCTGGATACCCGAG gtgagcaTCGCATGTCCAGAGAGGATGGAACCCATTACCAAAGTGTCACACATTCCTCCCAGTCGCTGGTCTCTCATCTGTAGCCTCTGCAAGCTGAAGACCGGCGCTTGCATCCAG TGTTCAGTGAAGAACTGCACCATTCCGTTCCACGTCACCTGCGCCTTCGAACACAGCCTGGAGATGAAGACCATCTTGGACGAGGGCGACGAGGTCAAGTTCAAATCCTACTGCCTGAAGCACAGCAAGCCCAAAGCGGGCGAGCCGGGTCTGAGCCCGGCCCGGCCCAAACCCCCCAGCGAGACCGAGAAGGTGGGCTTGCGGGCGCAGAAGCTCCAGGAGCTAGAGGAGGAGTTTTACAGGCTGGTGCAGCCCGAGGAGGTGGCCCAGGACCTTGGGTTACCCTTGCTCCTGCTGGACTTCGTCTACCAATACTGGAAACTGAAGAGGAAGACGAACTTCAACAAAGCCCTGGTGCCACCTAAAGAGGACGAGGAGAACCTCCTGTTGCAGCCGCAGGAGGACAGCATCCACACCCGCATGAGAATGTTTATGCACCTACGTCAGGATCTGGAGAGG gTGAGAAACCTGTGCTACATGGTGAGTCGGAGGGAAAAACTGAAGCTATCTCAGAGCAAAGCCCAGGAGCAGATCTTTAACCTTCACGTCAAACTCGTCAATCAAGAACTTTCTGCAG GTCTGCCGGTGTCCTCCAGTGTGGAGAACCTGCTCTTCCGGACTCCACCCAGGATTACCCTCAAGCTCAAAATGCCCAAAGTGTCGTTGGGCAACGGCAAGACGAGCACCAAATCCGGCAACGGGCCACTGTGCCCGGACAACAGCAGCAACGTTTATGACCTCAGCGGGGCGGGTGTGGGCCAGGGCAAGCCCCAGCTCCACCACGGCCGAGCTCGGAGGGAGGAGCGCACCAACGGCCTTCTCCCTGCAGCCCGGCGGGACGCCGGAGGCCCCAACCTCTCACTGCTGCCCCTCAAACCGACCGGCAAGCCTCTGGCCTTGCACGCCGCCCTCCACGGCCATTCGTCCAACGGGAAGGGCAAACCGGAGCAggacaagccccgccccctgaagtCTAATGGCATTTTGGAGAAAGCGGTGGGGCAGAGAGACACGTCCTGCCAGACTCCCTCCGAGCAGGCGGCGGGCAACGAGCACTTGGGGAAAGGTCAGCCGGCCACGTTCCACAAGTCAGCCATGGAACACTTCAGTAGGTCCTTCAAAGAAGCCACTGTCAGCCTGGTACGGACTACGGAGGACCTGCGGAGTGCCGAGAAGATCGCCCGCAAAGCCGTCGGCAAAGAGCGGGCGAACTGCGCCAAGCCGGCCGGCACCGACAGGCCACCGGATGGTGCCAGAGCGTACCAGGAAAGCGATGGCTACTGCCCCGACCTGGAGCTCAGCGACTCTGAACCGGAGGCTAAGGGCAAGCGCCACCGGGGCGGGAGGGGGCTGAGCGAGAGGAGCCCGGCTGGAGCCTACGGCCGCGGGGGCAGTCGAGGGAAAGTGGCCTTAAGCTCCAGGACCGCAGTACAAAGGTGA